gcagtgagtactgctccagaggttcagagcctgcagcgtcagtcagtccagatagccagaggtgagtggaactaaacttatgacttttaattgaaccacaaactgcttttagcatatctcatgcatcatgtttatgccataggttgattgcattagtattcacgaatatgttgcattgcatcgttatttggtgatgtgagtgaatgctgaatgatccaatagtctcagacaggaagtccaggagcctttgactacgccctggcaggtagcgaagtccaggagcctttgactacgccctggcaggtatagcaaagtccaggagcctttgactacgccctggcaatggtaagtacagaggtgttatatacacatatacatatatgacaggaagaccaggtgctcgattctacgccctggcacagagttactgggactatgtggtgacaggtttactcttgatgtggcttgtctgtgatatggtgcattccatgagatcatattttactgagatgttttactgttctactcactgggctatagagctcatcccactcccttaaccccagttttgcaggttcagtgtacagtgtacagggacagtccagcagagtacaggaaaagtaaagagatctgtaatagcttagagtggacatgtaatattaaagagatgtaatagttgttgcttgaccagtgatgtatgttttatacatgatctgtatatgtatatatgttttcctgtatgtgaaaaccaggcttaacaggtatgagttaacccatctagagcaagctctagtcagggatacagagtacagagtacatgagtacagagtacagagatagtgcatgcacaggttaagccttggtgcagaaaagagttttattttcacagaaaatgtatgatcatgtatgaggtttacaggtacacagagagtatagcaggcttgctacgggttctggcggccttaagccgacctgaatcctagcgccggtgatggtccattttggggtcgttacagattggtatcagagccctaggttcacatgatcggacctatagagacagtgttgggctcagacaggttagaagtggtcaagcacaataggaaatcatgtccactaggatagggtcttgagtcctatctgctatgatatgccatgagtgttgtatgtgtatgattgatatgtgatgtttatgtgctaaagtggtatgttatatgttgtgtttccagagtaaagatgcgaggaactcgtcgatcagctcgattgactggagtcccaccagagaatgagagaccagctgctcgtcctcctgcattgccaagggcaaggtctcagagatctagcagggaaggtacgtcaatagaccctagaaggtctgtcgacgagagcagaagaggaacagctaggggaggaagatcagaggaaaggagggaagctatggagattgatcagtctagagatgacagtatgggtataggcagttttgaggaagggaTGGGAGaatcgcagggaggtgctcagacctcaggttttggctatccagagtatccgatggaaggtatgtcggagtactctagttttgtcccatatcctccttacatgccctatgtgccttatcctccttactatccaccatatcctatgtatccctcttcccctacccatccaagtgcagcacacctagagccaaatgaacccatactaccaccagaaccagtagcccctgttgttgacagacatgaacatagctcatctggaggtaaagtccaaatgacggagtacttgaaattggatgctcctaaatacaacacgggagatgatccatttgattatctcagagcagttaggatgataactagtgaattgggagcagatgataggagagccattgagatggcaggtttcacattaaaatgcaagaaagccagagaatggtttaagaattatgtggagcctagaatggacagcatgtcatggggagagttcgccaatgagtttgcagggtgggcttttcctgacagttcgagggagatgaaagtaattgaatttgaacagttgcgacagacagatgagatgagtgttgatgaattcacagataagttcctggatctgcttcagtacgtgggtcaagcctatgatactgatcagaagaaagcaaggagatatactatgagactgcatcccaggtatgcttccttgattcttccagcagaaaaggagagtttccataccatagtagacgcagccaggaaaatggaagctagtgccaatattcagaaacagtcaaaggcacaggcttcgggttctaaagcccctacaccaagcagtaaaagatgggatagagcaaaaggaacaaagagtaagttctggagtaaagtcaagtcaggtctgggaataggtagtggctcaagctctggcacagctccagtctgcagaagatgcggaaaaccacatggaggagtttgtcggttgggatctacagcttgttttcgatgtggacaggaagggcatattgctcgggattgtccgcagatgacttttgcaccatcccagcagatgagttcaggcagtgtggtacagccagttgtacggccagcagctccagtcatgcctcagactagtggcagaggtagagggagaggggtagcctctacttcagcagcaggttcccgaggtggaaatccggtagccccaacacggattttcacagtgacacaggaggaggctaacacgtcgaacacagtggtgtcaggtaatctcatcattgggtgttcagatgtgtatgctttgatggaccccggtgcttctcattcctttattgcttcgagagctatagagagattgggtttgatcagttctgagttagagtatcctctctgggtcagtggacctagatgtgacccatcagtggcagtgtcagtctgtcatttcagtccagtgtttatcgagggtagataccttccagctgaccttgtggttctagatttgacggattttgatgtcattctagggatggattggttatctacatatagtgctacgttggactgtcgagagaagctagtgagtctcagagaccaggatgggtcagagtgtgtcttcagaggagacaggagaggtacacccagaggtatgatttcagcccttcaggctcgtcgtttgcttaggaggggttgtcaggggtttctagctcatgtgagagagctagacagtcaggtgagggaaccagccacagtatcagtagtccgagagtttctcgatgtgttcccagacgatttgccaggactaccacctgatagggagatagggtttgaaattgaattactaccaggtaccagacctatctctattcctccctacaggatggcgccagctgagttaacagagttgaaagcacagttacaggacttggtagataagggtttcatccgccctagtacctcaccttggggtgctccagtgctctttgtcagaaagaaggatggatccctcagactttgtatcgactacagacagttgaacaaggtcactatcaagaatatgtatcccttacctcggattgatgatctatttgaccagctagctggagcaggttgtttctcgaaaatagatctgagatctgggtatcatcagttgagagtcagagaggcagatgtgcctaagacagctttcccgaccagatatgggcattatgagttcttagtgatgccgttcgggttgactaacgcccctgcagcatttatggatctcatgaacagggtattcagtgagtttctggatcactttgtcattgtgtttatcgatgatatcttagtgtactccagagatgcagaggagcatgcccagcatctgaggatcgttctgcagacactgagagagcatggtttatatgccaagttctcgaagtgtgagttttggttacggagcattgccttcttgggacatgtggtatcagcagagggtattgaggtagaccccaagaagatagaggctgtagcgaactggcccagacccacgacagtgactgagattaaaagctttctgggactggcaggttactacaggaggttcgttcagaacttctcaaagatagcagctcctatgaccaaattgactcagaagaaccagaagtttatctggtcagaccagtgtgaagagagctttgaggagctcaagaggagattgacaacagcaccagtgttagctctgcctgtcagtaatgaagagttcacagtgttctgtgatgcatctcgagtgggattgggttgtgttttgatgcagagtgatagggtgattgcttatgcttctagacagttgaagaagcacgagttgaattaccctacccatgacctagagatggcagcagttatctttgcacttaagatgtggcggcattacctctacggggttaaatgcgagatcttcaccgatcataagagtttacagtacatcttaagtcagagagagctgaatttgcggcagagaaggtgggtcgaattgctcagtgattatgattgtaaaatccagtatcatccgggtaaggcgaatgttgtcgcagacgccctaagccggaagtcactaggcagtttatcccatatagcagcagagcggagaccagttgtgatggagctttataagctctttgacgagggattacagctagagttgtctggtacaggtgcgttgctagcacagatgagagtgacacctgtgtttctgaagcagatagctcagagacagcatgaggaccctgagttgatgaaaattgccaggactgttcagtcaggcaatagtgtagagttcagatttgacagcaaagggatccttcgttatgggagtcgactttgtgtaccagataggggtagtgtgaaggaagacattatgagggaaactcataatgcgaggtatagtgttcacccaggagccaccaagatgtatcaggatctgaaaaaggtctattggtggccagccatgaagaaagaagtggcgcagttcgtgacagcctgtgaggtttgtcagagggtgaaattagagcatcagaaaccagccggaatgcttaacccattaccgattccagagtggaaatgggagaacatagccatggattttgtagtgggtttaccagtagcgtccaacaggatagacgcgatatgggtgattgtggacagactcacgaaatctgctcattttcttccagtacggagtaactattctgtggataagttggcacaggtctatctggatgagatagtgagattacatggagttccagtgtctatagtttcagacagaggacctcagtttacctcccgcttttggcggagtctgcaaagtgcgatgggcacgagattggattttagtactgctttccacccacagactgatggacagtcagaaaggaccatccagaccatagaggatatgcttcgactatgtgtgttagactttggcggttcttggaggcagcatctacctttggtggagtttgcctgcaataacagccatcatgcgagcatcgggatggctccttatgaagctttgtatgggaggaagtgcagatcgcctgtttgctgggaagaggtaggagagacggatcttgcagggccagagttagtagacattaccagtagaatggtgcccatgatcagagaaagaatcagaacagctcaaagtagacagaaaagttatgcagacgttcgcagaaagcagttagagtttcaagagggtaattgggtattgctgaaagtgtctccaatgaaaggagtggttcgttttggaaagaaaggtaaattggctccacggtacattggaccctttgaggtgttgcagaggatcggaaatgtgtcgtataagctggatttacctgcttctatggagagaattcacccggtatttcatgtttctatgctccgacagtttgtatcagatccgaatcaggttctgagtgagcctgaggtggagattcagacggatctcacctatatagagcagccagtgcggattctggacacgcagatcagacagctaaggaacaaggagattccgatggtgaaagttctatggaaccaccataatctagaagagtgcacctgggagacgcgagagtctatgctccagcagtatccatcttTATTTTGAGGTTAATTTTCTCCATTTCATGTGTAatggtgtgttttaggaaccttcgaggacgaatgttcttaagggggggagaatgtaatacccggctagagtccggcaccggaattcttgtcgtccggtggactccgggatgtcggaatcctctagagggtaggagatatgagtttctcaTGAATGTTGTGTGGTTTATTGTGTTACAGGTAAATGGAACCACGTTTTGAgtttgaaatgaaccaaggcagaggagccaagttcggccgccgaagataagttcggccgccgaaagtgcccaatattcggcttccgaattcaggttcggcccccgaatgttgcatggttttgcatgcgattcggcagccgaagctgagttgcttagccagcagtttggtatcccttagtcagctttTTGgataggtgttatcaccagatcatgtccagaagttggtcacatctcccatgctttatctgCATGCTTTGAGCTGCTCAGGCTAAGGGTTTCACAGGTgtggaaagttttgaagggaaaacaAACTTAGTTTTGAATGTTTCAAAAAGCTAagtgtttgagagagtttgagagttggagaagagttggtccgtttttccttagttcagagtgttcaggttcttgttacaggaggtacgtaatgctcttgaacctgtttatgtgttttctgaaggttttatggaagtaagggaaagagatgcatgtttaagtgagaagtagtggttttgatgaggtatgcatgtatacatgtttctgtgttatgtgtgatttgttgtttggggttattagatagttttggacccctgtgatcatatacgtgagtatatgtgtgttgaggagttggagtatatatgggttgagtggttgaagggaaggagaagatggtttgccgttgaagctgagttctggatgaactcaggttcggcagccgaaggttcattcggccgccgaacctcttgcatggtggcttggctgccacagcctgttttgcatgttcggctctgtttgggggattcggccgccgaaggtgccgccgaaggtgcttgagtttcgtctctggagaggacattcggccgccgaacctgccgccgaaagtgtcctgtccagctttcttttgcatgctttgcatggatagttgagtgagtttaaggggattcttggggaagtttaagagagttagttctacgtttgtttggtccctcatttgagtccatctgtataggtacagaccagaggaaccagagagagcagcagtgagtactgctccagaggttcagagcctgcagcgtcagtcagtccagatagccagaggtgagtggaactaaacttatgacttttaattgaaccacaaactgcttttagcatatctcatgcatcatgtttatgccataggttgattgcattagtattcacgaatatgttgcattgcatcgttatttggtgatgtgagtgaatgctgaatgatccaatagtctcagacaggaagtccaggagcctttgactacgccctggcaggtagcgaagtccaggagcctttgactacgccctggcaggtatagcaaagtccaggagcctttgactacgccctggcaatggtaagtatagaggtgttatatacacatatacatatatgacaggaagaccaggtgctcgattctacgccctggcacagagttactgggactatatggtgacaggtttactcttgatgtggcttgtctgtgatatggtgcattccatgagatcatattttactgagatgttttactgttctactcactgggctatagagctcatcccactcccttaaccccagttttgcaggttcagtgtacagtgtacagggacagtccagcagagtacaggaaaagtaaagagatctgtaatagcttagagtggacatgtaatattaaagagatgtaatagttgttgcttgaccagtgatgtatgttttatacatgatctgtatatgtatatatgttttcctgtatgtgaaaaccaggcttaacaggtatgagttaacccatctagagcaagctctagtcagggatacagagtacagagtacatgagtacagagtacagagatagtgcatgcacaggttaagccttggtgcagaaaagagttttattttcacagaaaatgtatgatcatgtatgaggtttacaggtacacagagagtatagcaggcttgctacgggttctggcggccttaagccgacctgaatcctagcgccggtgacggtccattttggggtcgttacaactccggtatcggaattcctgccgtccggtggaatctcggatgtcggaaacttctagaagggtgaaagcatgtttttatgaaatgttttcatgtttttaatgtttttaagtacaaaattaaatgagttttgcatgagtaaccttttgaggaaaacccaggttcggccgccgaaagtcaagttcggccgccgaacatgcatgcgttttggaggcacgttaggcccccgaaagcatgagtgaggggagtgcaggttcggccgccgaacattgcatggatgcggatgcacattcggcccccgaacgtggcctggccagccactataaaagggtccctttggtccgcacgggcgagctttttctcccccattgtcggccaaggtgagtctccaccgctcctccctcaatcttgagtgttttctttagatctttcatggttttcacgggttttaacttctattttgaagattttcaaagttttgagcacgttttgagcttggagacccaaggagctaaatctctcccaactccaagttagatcgcctctactctcgatcttcaagaggtaagagtcgattactgagttacattatgttttaaacaagttttatgcaagatttatgggtagaaatgcatgttagggtatatgttgaacttaTGGgtctttgatgctttgatgagcaatgtggcatgtttgatgtgtgtttgaagtgttgtagatggggcatatgcatgtttgaggcccctaggaacttgtatgcatgctttggttgaaaaatatgcatgtttggatggtttggaggcgaaatgtgcaaagggagccaagtttctgccttttggcagaaaccaggttcggcagccgaaggtactttcagccgccgaacatggctggggaggcaggcctttcggctgccgaagttgcccccgaaaagagactttcgtctctgtctggcactttcggccgccgaaggtgccgccgaacctacctgagtttcgtctctgtctgggactttcggccgccgaaggtgccgccgaaagtgccctgttcagccatttcatgcatattttcatgtaatgttttcatgatattttaggggggttttgggggatatattagaattatgtttaagtatgtttggtccctcagtggagtccacctgtgtaggttcggacccgaggaaccaaggaccccagcagtgagccagctgctacagagtattgtcagagctagccagaggtgagtagaataaactcttaagattttaaattaatgaaatattaattttgagcatgttcatgcatcacgattgccatgaaatatttttaggatgttgcattagaattcacgaatatgttgcattgcatattatgttgttgatgtgggtaaatgctggatgatccactagtcctagatatggaagtccagggagcctttgactacgcccttggcactagaaaatggaagaccagggagcctttgactacgcccttggcactatggGACACTAAGACCAAGTGCCTGATAAGGCCTTGGGGCAGTGTAAGTAATGCTATGTttaatggaagaccagtgagcctCTGACTACGCCGCTGGCATCAGGTATGACGATGGGACtagttggtgacaggtttacctttgatgtgatatgtttgtgatgtgttgcatttcatgaaagcatgaaataaaatataatgtttttcactattctgctcactgggctttatagctcacccctttcccctaacccccaggtgtgcaggtacgggatagatagagaaggcgaGTAGAGTAAAGTcaaatgtatgtaatagttagattgtggacatgatgattgtatcatgatgtaatgtaatagaccATAGtaggttatgtaatgagatatattgaggttatagttgtgcttgaccctatagatgttgttatcccttttgacaCATGATCTTAACGTTtaattgatgtttatgtaaaccaactcaccatgtGTTGTATAGCcctttgaggctttgatgagatcccactgagggactatgtttatgtatatgttatggcatgcacaggttgagtttggttcatgtatgagaTGGAAAATTGTACAGGTTTATGATagtatgtatgatgttgatcatgtatgggatttacaggtttacaggttatgtcaggcttgctacgggtcccggcggccttacgccgatctggatcctagcgccggtagcggaccggatttccggggcgttacattgggggtggctggatgtgcttgtgaggcttgggttctgccctttggaagagcccaggttctgccgccgaagccagttcgaccgccgaacctacctggaggcagctttaggccgcctaaactcgcccccgaaagtttggactttcggctctggaggagagattcggccgccgaaccctgcccccgaaagtgcctgactttcggctctggagggaccttcggccgccgaacctgccgccgaaagtctcctgtccagccttccttttcttgttttgcatgcatgttctatgatgttttaaggggtttttggggagatgtttagagttatgctggagtatgtttggtccctcatttgagtccacctgtgtaggatcgaacctgaggaaccgaggtgattaGCAGTGAGATAGATGCTTCACAGTtagtccagagtcagccagaggtgagtggaactaacttaatcctttatttcaagaaagcaaatgttttaagcatgttcatgcatcatgatatgtaataggttgttggcattagaattcacgaatatgacgcattgcattattcattgtgggtgtggatggacaacatgatgacccattagccctctagattttatgctatgtaacagaagtcctgaggagccccaccgagggccgggcacagagcttatgtatgtaacagaagtcctgaggagctccaccgagggccgggcacagagtagagggatttttgggtcagtccatccgtgatgtgatttacttgtgatgtgacgcatttcatgatggcatgtgtttatttaaatgtttttatagttctgctcactgggctgttgtagctcacccctctcccctaacccccaggtttgcaggagcacaggtagctatgggaaagtCAACAGGATTATGGTATAGTCTACGTAATAgtctagttgtggacatgaagtgtaagaacgatgtaatgtaatgtaaagaaatgtattgaggattagtattgtgcttggccctaatgtttatggttaatccctttttgtacatgatctatatgaaatgttttaatgataagaaatattgaaccaaacttgatgtatgatatgttgacccactagagcatttgatgagggctctagtatggggttttatgtttacagtatggtgcatgcacaggttaagcttgggatatgtgaaagtttaaagtttttataaaaatgtatgatcatgtatggaattttatcaggtgtacagcatgtatagtaggcttactacgggtcccggcgaccttaagtcgatctggatcctagcgccagtagcggtccggtttctgggtcgttacatggCAATTGAAAGTTGCTTGCTTAATTGGGGAATTAAGAGAGTCTTTACTGTAACTGTTGATAATGCCAATTCAAATTATGTTGCAATTTcctatttgaaaaagaaaatcaatgcTTGGGGGTTTAGCATTTTAAATTGCAAATATCTTCATATGAGATGCATTGCCCACATAATCAACTTAGTTATTGTTGATGGAATGAAGGATGGTCTTACTCCAATTAAAAAGGTTAAAGATGTAGTTAGGTATATTAGGCAATCTCCTGCAAGGTTGCAAAGGTTTAAGGCATGTTGTGAGATGGAAGGGATTCAAAGTAAGAGTTCTTTATGCTTAGATGTGTCCACTAGGTGGAATTCTACTTATCTGATGTTAAGTTTTGCACTGAAGTTTGAAAATGCATTTGACAAATATGCAACTGTAGATCCATACTTTAAAATTGATCTTCAATCATGTGAGGGTAATGGTGTGCCAGATAGTCTAGAATGGGAATATATTGGAAAAATTGTTGAATTTTTGGGACATTTTTATAAACATAATTTGAGAATTTCTGGATCTAGATATGTTActtctaatatattttttgatgaGATTAGTTCTGTTGACTGTTTGTTGCAAGAGTGGAAATCAAGTACTGACTTAGAATTGTCATGTATGGGAGAGAAGATGAagcttaaatttaataaatatttgggGGATCCTGATaagatgaataaaattatttacattGCAGTGGTGGTTGACCCTCGATATAAGTTAGAATTTATGCATTTTGCTCTTTCAAATGTgtatagaaaagaaaaaggtaaaGATTTGGCAAAGAAGGTTAAATTGTTTGTATATGAATTATTTGATGACTACGAGATAATTTTTCAATCTGAAAATGCAAATGAACACATTGGAAATGTAAGTGAGAGCATCGAAGAAGGAACAAAAAAGAAACCTAGAATGAGATTGGGACATCAATTCATGCAACATAAAATAGAGATTGGTGAAGCGAAGAGCAAGTCTGACTTAGATTCTTATCTGAATGAGGACATTTTAGTTTTGGATAAGAAAGAAGATTTTGACATATTAAAATGGTGGAAAATGAATGCTAATAGGTTTcctattgatagagcataatttagtccaatttatattaatattattgatgaatatttacatgatttctgcttaatttagtgcttttaatattattttgcagaaaatgatgtaaaaggacaatttggagaaaatccccctaaaactaccttatttggagcaaaagagagcaagcctaccaagttggattcaagtca
This sequence is a window from Manihot esculenta cultivar AM560-2 chromosome 4, M.esculenta_v8, whole genome shotgun sequence. Protein-coding genes within it:
- the LOC110608271 gene encoding zinc finger BED domain-containing protein RICESLEEPER 2-like, which codes for MAIESCLLNWGIKRVFTVTVDNANSNYVAISYLKKKINAWGFSILNCKYLHMRCIAHIINLVIVDGMKDGLTPIKKVKDVVRYIRQSPARLQRFKACCEMEGIQSKSSLCLDVSTRWNSTYLMLSFALKFENAFDKYATVDPYFKIDLQSCEGNGVPDSLEWEYIGKIVEFLGHFYKHNLRISGSRYVTSNIFFDEISSVDCLLQEWKSSTDLELSCMGEKMKLKFNKYLGDPDKMNKIIYIAVVVDPRYKLEFMHFALSNVYRKEKGKDLAKKVKLFVYELFDDYEIIFQSENANEHIGNVSESIEEGTKKKPRMRLGHQFMQHKIEIGEAKSKSDLDSYLNEDILVLDKKEDFDILKWWKMNANRFPIDRA